In Panulirus ornatus isolate Po-2019 chromosome 9, ASM3632096v1, whole genome shotgun sequence, one genomic interval encodes:
- the LOC139750063 gene encoding uncharacterized protein, which translates to MKAEEDAVGSNMGFLDKLKDTRMASVEEKCRKLERQVMEMERFLGEYGMVWCEAEETYLLDNPVNASCSYSSSEVTTPNVTPSHTPRTHPRVRIKRHRRNHKNREVRRVVAESTSRSISSENEPFSLDYEKLLAAITELNIVAQGDAAAEAGESLQLTLYKNGIVVDDGGFRSFEAVKTRQFLQDILDGFFPSELQDTYPDGVPIKVRDKRQVIFLPNSSKRKGATRPPVPPKPRLPTTSDSVPTASSLTSVTSTLFSSVSETEPRPPEPTVLPEASDSAPPATALPEPPGDTSHLCPEVDYRSESSDVSSRRNSLQRGSDKSEGEGIGRGESGGRRGSELWRSSETPVVPSVATVRRDSRRESESRRGSDHRTHQCRRGSECRRSSELARTTLDLDLGRRATSKHPLEWNRINRTAFLLHDDTFDSNGNHMRRGSLGVLSADPYDVESLRKRRTSVEDFLAKVPTCVVKNGKIVNLREEVADMLMGPSRKNSLTLVHTPVLDEAGESQESNDQENTVDDNSQLDDNQTQRLAPSTTTTTATTTTHHDHAHTRTTLRIKVENELCFILHTMNLSSTVQCCPTSEICVHIYINQTLCPRTMTSALAYPRTMTSALDNPRTMTSALDNPRTMTSALANPRTMTSALANPRTMTSALAKHRYRVLERGDATMVELGLTPNAALHLKTASRPRPPESLSLQTSGATPAASVTSGATVSQTYNTNTVATAAGSGSQAPAHHTTSTMALPPRRVPSPALPQIPPNLHPDLPPPPVPLLCFPDSQDTMSDRDS; encoded by the exons ATGAAGGCAGAGGAGGACGCGGTGGGGAGCAACATGGGCTTCCTGGACAAGTTGAAGGACACCCGGATGGCGTCCGTCGAGGAGAAGTGTCGCAAACTGGAACGTCAGGTCATGGAGATGGAg CGGTTCTTGGGGGAGTACGGCATGGTGTGGTGCGAGGCCGAGGAGACCTACCTGCTGGACAACCCCGTCAACGCCTCCTGCAGTTACTCGTCCTCGGAGGTCACCACGCCCAACGTGACGCCCTCACACACGCCCAGGACGCACCCCCGCGTCAGGATCAAGAGGCACAGGAG GAACCACAAGAACCGTGAGGTGCGTCGTGTGGTGGCTGAGTCCACCTCCCGCAGCATCTCCTCGGAGAACGAACCCTTCAGCTTGGACTACGAGAAGCTGCTGGCCGCCATCACCGAGCTGAACATTGTGGCCCAGGGTGACGCTGCCGCTGAG gctgGGGAGAGTCTGCAGTTAACGCTCTACAAGAACGGTATCGTGGTGGACGACGGTGGGTTCCGCAGCTTCGAAGCCGTCAAGACGCGTCAGTTCCTGCAGGATATACTGGACGGCTTCTTCCCCAGCGAACTGCAGGACACCTATCCTGACGGCGTCCCCATCAAG GTCCGTGATAAACGTCAGGTCATATTTCTGCCTAACTCCTCCAAACGCAAGGGGGCGACGCGGCCTCCAGTGCCACCTAAGCCCAGACTTCCCACCACGTCTGACTCCGTGCCCACGgcgtcctccctcacctccgtcaCCTCCACGTTGTTCAGCAGCGTCTCGGAGACGGAGCCTCGACCGCCCGAGCCTACCGTCTTGCCCGAGGCTAGTGACAGTGCCCCTCCTGCCACCGCCTTGCCTGAGCCACCCGGGGACACCTCGCACTTATGCCCGGAGGTGGACTACCGCAGTGAGTCAAGCGATGTCAGCAGTCGTCGCAACTCTCTCCAGCGAGGCAGTGACAAGTCAGAGGGTGAGGGGATCGGGAGAGGCGAGAGTGGCGGGCGGCGCGGGAGTGAGTTGTGGCGCTCCTCGGAGACACCTGTGGTGCCTAGCGTGGCCACAGTACGTCGGGACAGTCGTAGAGAGAGCGAGTCACGTCGGGGCTCTGACCACCGCACGCACCAGTGTCGTCGAGGGTCGGAGTGTCGCCGTAGCAGCGAATTAGCCAGGACGACCCTCGACCTTGACCTGGGTCGTCGTGCCACCTCCAAACATCCCCTCGAATGGAACCGCATCAACCGCACTGCCTTCCTCCTCCACGACGACACCTTCGACTCCAACGGCAACCACATGCGACGCGGCAGCCTGGGCGTCCTCAGCGCAGACCCCTACGATGTGGAAAGTCTCAGGAAGCGGCGGACGTCGGTCGAGGACTTCCTCGCCAAGGTTCCTACCTGCGTCGTCAAGAACGGCAAGATCGTCAACCTGCGGGAGGAGGTGGCTGACATGCTCATG GGACCTTCCCGTAAGAACTCCCTGACGCTGGTGCACACGCCGGTGCTGGACGAGGCAGGAGAGAGCCAGGAGAGCAACGACCAGGAGAACACGGTCGACGACAACTCCCAGCTGGACGACAACCAGACCCAGCGACTTGCGCCGagtaccaccacgaccacagccACCACGACTACCCACCACGACCACGCCCACACCAGGACCACCCTCAGGATCAAGGTGGAGAATG AGCTTTGCTTCATCCTCCACACTATGAACCTTAGTTCAACCGTGCAATGTTGTCCTACATCAGAAATCTGTGTTCACATCTATATCAACCAAACCCTCTG CCCACGTACCATGACCTCGGCACTTGCATACCCACGTACCATGACCTCGGCACTTGACAACCCACGTACCATGACCTCGGCACTTGACAACCCACGTACCATGACCTCGGCACTTGCCAACCCACGTACCATGACCTCGGCACTTGCCAACCCACGTACCATGACCTCGGCACTTGCCAAACACCGTTATAGA GTATTAGAGCGAGGAGACGCCACTATGGTCGAGTTGGGCCTGACTCCCAACGCAGCTCTGCATCTCAAAACTGCCTCTCGTCCCCGCCCTCCGGAGTCCCTCTCCCTCCAGACCAGCGGTGCCACACCCGCTGCCTCGGTAACTTCAGGCGCCACTGTGAGTCAGACGTACAACACGAACACAGTGGCGACTGCAGCAGGGTCAGGATCGCAAGCACCTGCCCATCACACCACGTCGACCATGGCATTACCACCCCGGCGGGTCCCTTCGCCCGCCCTGCCACAGATACCTCCCAACCTACACCCAGACCTTCCGCCACCACCCGTACCTCTCCTCTGCTTCCCAGACTCCCAAGACACGATGTCCGACCGAGACTCATAA